In Centropristis striata isolate RG_2023a ecotype Rhode Island chromosome 1, C.striata_1.0, whole genome shotgun sequence, one DNA window encodes the following:
- the LOC131987990 gene encoding cholecystokinin, producing MSGKLIVLCALLVALLVSSAAVEAEESHVLQQLLAKRDRGRDSAGRQELAPQASSARMERRAHLSEDEREIMTKQIMQAISEMMNSECMSDRDYQGWVDFGRRDAE from the exons ATGTCGGGGAAGTTGATTGTGCTGTGTGCACTGCTGGTTGCACTGCTAGTGTCCTCTGCAGCTGTCGAGGCTGAAGAGTCTCACGTTCTGCAGCAGCTTCTCGCCAAGAGGGACAGAGGAAGAGATTCGGCGGGCAGACAGGAGCTGGCGCCGCAGGCTTCCTCTGCACGGATGGAGAGACGGGCACACCTGTCTGAGGATGAACGGGAGATAATGACCAAACAAATAATGCAAGCCATTTCAG AGATGATGAACTCTGAGTGCATGTCGGACCGGGACTACCAGGGCTGGGTGGACTTTGGACGCCGGGATGCAGAATGA
- the LOC131986939 gene encoding keratin, type I cytoskeletal 19-like, which translates to MSVSLGRQGSTSYSSRSITSNRSMQVVGGGGQTRISTGGPLQFDRSFQTGGPLLAGGFVQNRAPSVYGGAGGYGTRVSQSYSAFSPGSQFDTAVIGNEKGTMQNLNDRLATYLEKVRTLEAANRKLEQQIREFYEKKTIISRDYTAYTATISDLRAKIAASYSEKQRVILQIDNAQLAAEDFKIKFESEMNMRSNVEADVMRLRGGRDSLTLNISDLEMQIEGLKEELAYMRSNHEEEMNMLRVQQGGSVNVEVDSTESVDLDLVLKEVREQYEAQMIKNSQELEKWFQLKMDGLNTEITVYTDEVKTYHSQLTELKRTYQSLQISLQSEVSRMQCVQQNLDETKSRFGFQLSHLQMTVHALETELQQLNEAILNQKDEYRQLLDIKMRLELEIAEYRRLLGGEKEVKKAVIISKVVEVEEHVPHIERRTKTITEEIIDGKVVSSSVDTQVEDIQ; encoded by the exons atgtctgtctctctcgGCCGCCAGGGCAGCACCAGCTACAGCTCCCGCAGCATCACCAGCAACAGAAGCATGCAGGTGGTCGGAGGAGGAGGCCAGACCCGCATCTCCACTGGCGGGCCCCTCCAGTTCGACAGGAGCTTCCAGACTGGGGGGCCTCTTCTGGCTGGTGGGTTCGTCCAAAACCGTGCACCCAGTGTGTACGGGGGAGCGGGGGGATATGGGACACGCGTCTCCCAGTCCTACTCAGCCTTCTCTCCTGGGTCCCAGTTTGACACTGCAGTGATCGGCAATGAGAAGGGGACCATGCAAAACCTCAACGACCGCCTGGCCACCTACCTGGAGAAG GTGCGCACCCTGGAGGCAGCCAACAGGAAGCTGGAGCAGCAGATCAGAGAGTTCTATGAGAAGAAGACTATTATCTCCAGGGACTACACCGCATACACCGCCACCATCTCTGATCTCAGAGCTAAG ATCGCAGCGAGTTATTCAGAAAAGCAACGAGTCATCCTGCAGATCGACAATGCTCAACTGGCTGcagaagactttaaaataaa GTTTGAGTCGGAGATGAACATGCGTTCAAACGTCGAGGCAGACGTGATGCGTCTCCGGGGCGGCCGGGACAGCCTGACCCTGAACATCTCTGACCTGGAGATGCAGATAGAAGGTCTGAAGGAGGAGCTGGCCTACATGAGGAGCAACCACGAGGAG GAGATGAACATGCTGAGGGTCCAGCAGGGCGGTTCTGTTAATGTGGAGGTGGACAGCACAGAATCTGTGGACCTGGATTTGGTCCTGAAGGAGGTCAGGGAGCAGTATGAAGCTCAGATGATCAAGAACAGCCAAGAGTTGGAGAAGTGGTTCCAACTTAAG ATGGATGGTCTCAACACGGAAATCACGGTATATACAGATGAGGTGAAGACATATCACTCACAGCTGACAGAGCTGAAGAGGACCTACCAGAGTTTGCAGATCAGTCTGCAGAGTGAAGTCTCCAGG ATGCAATGCGTACAGCAGAACTTGGACGAAACGAAGAGTCGATTCGGCTTCCAGCTCAGCCATCTGCAGATGACCGTCCACGCGCTTGAGACCGAGCTGCAACAGCTGAACGAAGCAATACTCAACCAGAAAGATGAATACAGACAGCTGCTGGACATCAAGATGAGGCTGGAGCTGGAGATCGCTGAGTACAGGAGGCTGCTGGGCGGAGAGaaagaagttaaaaa GGCTGTGATCATCAGCAAGGTTGTGGAAGTGGAAG AACATGTTCCTCACATCGAGAGGAGAACCAAGACCATCACGGAGGAGATTATTGATGGGAAGGTGGTCTCCTCCTCTGTTGACACCCAAGTGGAGGACATTCAGTAA